A part of Candidatus Deferrimicrobium borealis genomic DNA contains:
- a CDS encoding sigma-54 dependent transcriptional regulator: MITPSPTGAPVNILVVDDESNIRKTLAICLEAEGHRVTAVSNFRDAVAEATRRTFHMAFIDLRLGTESGLDLIPVLLSGSPWMKIVVITAYASIDTAVEAMRRGATDYIPKPFTPAQVLLAVRKAEEVRTLEQKVAALREDLERTTPEVRFSSDSPGMQRAMEVARQVAPTDAAVLLRGESGTGKTVLARAIHGWSRRSGKPFGVVSCPSLPAELLTSELFGHVKGAFTGAVRDNPGRIAACEGGTLFLDEIGDLPLSLQPKLLRFLQDQEYERIGDPSTRKADVRIITATNRDLEGEVKAGRFREDLFYRLNVIQIEIPPLRERPQDLEALAKQLLAFYGRIHHRVFAGFTEEAMQTMKRHVWPGNLRELRNVIERASILCRSDRIGVEFLPGAFSRAEAAPAAGNMASLEKIEEEHIRRVLASAKSLQEAAEVLGIDQATLWRRRKQYGI; the protein is encoded by the coding sequence ATGATCACCCCGTCGCCGACCGGCGCTCCCGTAAATATCCTCGTCGTTGACGACGAGAGCAACATCCGGAAGACCCTCGCCATCTGCCTGGAAGCCGAAGGGCACCGCGTCACCGCCGTCAGTAATTTCCGGGACGCCGTCGCCGAGGCGACCCGCCGCACCTTCCATATGGCGTTCATCGATCTTCGCCTGGGCACGGAGAGCGGCCTGGACCTGATCCCCGTGCTGCTCTCGGGATCCCCCTGGATGAAGATCGTCGTGATCACCGCGTACGCGTCGATCGACACGGCCGTGGAAGCGATGCGCCGGGGGGCGACCGACTACATCCCGAAACCGTTCACCCCGGCCCAGGTCCTGCTCGCCGTGCGGAAAGCGGAGGAGGTGCGGACGCTGGAGCAGAAGGTGGCGGCCCTCCGGGAGGACCTGGAGAGAACGACCCCGGAGGTCCGTTTTTCGAGCGATAGCCCCGGCATGCAGCGCGCCATGGAAGTGGCCCGGCAAGTCGCGCCCACCGACGCGGCGGTGCTCCTCCGAGGCGAGAGCGGGACCGGGAAAACCGTCCTGGCCCGCGCGATCCACGGCTGGAGCCGGCGCTCCGGGAAACCGTTCGGCGTGGTGTCGTGCCCCTCCCTGCCGGCGGAGCTCCTGACGAGCGAGCTGTTCGGCCATGTGAAAGGCGCGTTCACCGGGGCGGTCCGCGACAACCCGGGACGCATCGCCGCCTGCGAGGGGGGGACGCTCTTCCTCGACGAGATCGGCGATCTCCCCCTTTCCCTGCAGCCCAAGCTGTTGCGGTTCCTGCAGGACCAGGAGTACGAGCGGATCGGCGATCCGTCGACCCGCAAGGCCGATGTCCGCATCATCACGGCCACCAACCGGGACCTGGAGGGGGAGGTAAAGGCCGGGCGGTTCCGGGAGGATCTTTTCTATCGCCTGAACGTCATCCAGATCGAGATCCCGCCGCTTCGCGAACGTCCCCAGGACCTGGAGGCGCTCGCGAAGCAGTTGCTCGCTTTCTACGGCAGGATCCACCACCGCGTGTTCGCCGGTTTCACGGAGGAGGCGATGCAGACGATGAAACGCCACGTGTGGCCGGGGAACCTCCGGGAATTGCGCAACGTCATCGAGCGGGCCTCCATCCTGTGCCGGTCGGACCGGATCGGCGTCGAGTTCCTCCCCGGGGCGTTCTCCCGCGCGGAGGCGGCTCCCGCCGCGGGAAACATGGCAAGCCTGGAAAAGATCGAGGAGGAGCATATCCGGCGCGTGCTGGCTTCCGCGAAATCACTGCAGGAGGCGGCCGAGGTCCTGGGGATCGACCAGGCGACGCTTTGGCGCCGCCGGAAACAGTACGGTATCTAG
- a CDS encoding ATP-binding protein, protein MSLRQKLALGFGGLLVIIAAIGIHNISRITALGQSIDVILRENYRSVVACQEMKEALERMDSGAVFVLLGAEQKGNDQIAQSEARFEKALQVELGNITLPGEGEKAERLKQLFGQYRSAIKVMANPAFGREARRKAYFDDLLPLFQRVKDTADDILRMNQENMVAMDARARGQAQSVRGQMYLMLLAATVIAAGFLFLTGKWILRPLTRLTDSAKEIRKGNLDLVVPGGSGDEIGQLSEAFNEMTASLREFRRNGQARLLRIQRSTQQAFDSLPEAIAVLNPEGEVEVATVAARDVFGLKPKVRVPDLPYPWMADLFEEALRKGRTVELEGTGAVVQQFVRNEERFYRPNAVPILDAGGESAGVVLILHDVTQQRQLDEKKSGAISAVSHQLKTPLTSIRMAIHLLLEEKVGGLSPKQADLLVAASEDADRLHTIIDELLDIGRIASGKARMDLRPVPPIDLVVREMEAYRPAARDGGVSLVVDLPATLPQVWVDPARVAHVFANLLSNALKYTPPGGKVTLSAKAEGEFVRFQVSDTGAGIPEKYHPRIFEQFFRVPDQGPGTGVGLGLAIVKDIVEAHGGTVGVESREGTGSTFHFTLRMADRSEMERRRT, encoded by the coding sequence TTGAGCCTTCGCCAAAAATTGGCCCTCGGGTTCGGCGGTCTGCTGGTCATCATCGCCGCGATCGGGATCCACAACATCTCGCGGATCACCGCCCTGGGGCAATCGATCGACGTGATCCTCCGGGAGAACTACCGGAGCGTGGTCGCCTGCCAGGAGATGAAGGAAGCCCTCGAGCGAATGGACAGCGGGGCGGTGTTCGTGCTCCTGGGCGCGGAGCAGAAGGGGAACGACCAGATCGCGCAGAGCGAGGCGCGGTTCGAGAAGGCGCTCCAGGTCGAATTGGGAAACATAACGCTTCCGGGGGAAGGGGAAAAGGCGGAGCGGCTGAAACAGCTATTCGGGCAATACCGGTCGGCCATCAAGGTGATGGCAAACCCCGCATTCGGGCGTGAAGCACGGCGCAAGGCCTATTTCGACGATCTTCTCCCTCTGTTCCAGCGGGTGAAAGACACGGCGGACGACATCCTCCGGATGAACCAGGAGAACATGGTGGCGATGGATGCGCGGGCCCGGGGGCAGGCGCAATCGGTGCGAGGGCAGATGTACCTGATGCTCCTCGCCGCCACGGTCATCGCGGCGGGTTTTCTGTTTCTCACGGGAAAATGGATCCTGCGGCCGCTCACGCGGTTGACGGATTCCGCCAAGGAGATCCGGAAAGGGAACCTGGACCTCGTCGTTCCCGGCGGATCCGGCGACGAGATCGGCCAGCTCTCCGAAGCGTTCAACGAGATGACGGCGTCCTTGCGGGAATTCCGACGCAACGGCCAGGCACGCCTCCTGCGAATCCAGCGATCCACCCAGCAGGCGTTCGACAGTCTCCCCGAGGCGATCGCCGTGCTGAATCCGGAGGGAGAGGTGGAGGTTGCGACCGTGGCGGCGCGGGACGTGTTCGGCCTGAAGCCGAAAGTCCGCGTGCCGGATCTCCCGTATCCGTGGATGGCCGACCTGTTCGAGGAGGCCCTTCGGAAGGGCCGTACGGTGGAACTCGAGGGAACGGGGGCCGTCGTGCAGCAGTTCGTCCGGAACGAGGAGAGGTTCTACCGCCCGAACGCCGTGCCGATCCTCGACGCGGGGGGTGAGTCGGCCGGCGTGGTCCTGATCCTCCACGACGTGACGCAGCAGCGGCAGCTGGACGAGAAAAAGAGCGGGGCGATCTCGGCGGTCTCCCACCAGCTGAAGACGCCGCTCACCTCGATCCGCATGGCGATTCACCTGCTGCTGGAGGAAAAGGTCGGGGGGCTTTCGCCCAAGCAGGCGGACCTGTTGGTGGCCGCCAGCGAGGACGCCGACCGGCTCCACACGATCATCGACGAACTCCTGGACATCGGCCGGATCGCATCCGGGAAGGCCCGGATGGATCTCCGTCCCGTCCCGCCGATCGATCTGGTGGTCCGGGAGATGGAGGCGTACCGTCCCGCGGCCCGCGACGGCGGGGTGTCCCTGGTCGTCGACCTGCCGGCGACGCTGCCGCAGGTTTGGGTGGATCCGGCCCGGGTCGCGCACGTCTTCGCCAACCTGCTCTCGAACGCCCTGAAGTACACCCCTCCCGGCGGCAAGGTCACCCTCTCCGCCAAGGCGGAAGGGGAGTTCGTCCGGTTCCAGGTCTCCGACACGGGGGCGGGGATCCCGGAGAAATATCATCCCCGCATCTTCGAACAGTTCTTTCGCGTACCCGATCAGGGTCCGGGGACGGGCGTGGGGTTGGGCCTGGCCATCGTGAAGGACATCGTGGAGGCGCACGGCGGGACCGTGGGGGTGGAAAGCCGGGAAGGGACGGGAAGCACGTTCCATTTTACCCTGCGGATGGCCGACCGCAGCGAGATGGAAAGGAGACGGACATGA
- the kdpF gene encoding K(+)-transporting ATPase subunit F, with translation MLEIVVGIVGVLLIGYLFVSVIRPEKF, from the coding sequence ATGCTGGAGATCGTCGTCGGAATCGTCGGCGTCCTGCTGATCGGGTACCTGTTCGTCTCGGTCATACGACCCGAGAAATTCTAG
- the kdpA gene encoding potassium-transporting ATPase subunit KdpA has product MDLYGWIQLALFVGLLLLVTRPMGVYLFRVLDPQGKTFLDPVLKPVERFFYRLMGIDPKAEQDWKRYAVSMLVFSLVGLLFTYAILRLQHLLPLNPQRLGPVSEHLAFNTAVSFTTNTNWQSYGGESTMSYLSQMVALAFHNFVSAATGIAVAAALVRGIARHTAKTVGNFLVDLVRVTLYLLLPICLLYAVFLVSQGMIQNFKPYESARLIEPMTVDAPKTDAQGQPVKDEKGNPVTEKQVVESQTIVQGPMASQVAIKMLGTNGGGYVNANAAHPYENPTPLSNFVQIFSIFLIPSGLTYYLGRMVKNQKHGWAVWSAMAVLFLAGVLLCWYAEAAGNPRLHALGVESAGGNMEGKEVRFGIFNSALFATVTTDASCGAVNAMHDSFTPLGGLVPLVNMQLGEVVFGGTGAGLYGMLVFVVLTVFLAGLMVGRTPEYLGKKIESYDVKVSAIAVLVLIFDIMGFTAWAAVSGWGLAGLNNAGPHGFSEILYAFSSGTGNNGSAFAGLTANTYWYNTTLGFAMLIGRFFFIVPVLALAGNLAKKKVVPESGGSFPVSGVTFVLLLVGTVLIVGVLSFFPALSVGPIVEHFLMLHSNVVF; this is encoded by the coding sequence ATGGATCTCTACGGATGGATTCAGCTTGCGCTTTTCGTAGGCCTTCTCCTGCTGGTCACCCGGCCGATGGGAGTTTACCTGTTCCGGGTCCTGGACCCGCAAGGCAAGACGTTCCTCGACCCCGTGTTGAAACCCGTCGAGCGGTTCTTCTACCGGCTGATGGGGATCGACCCGAAGGCCGAGCAGGACTGGAAACGGTACGCCGTTTCCATGCTCGTGTTCAGCCTGGTGGGATTGCTCTTCACGTACGCCATCCTGCGCCTGCAGCACCTGCTGCCGCTCAACCCGCAGCGCCTCGGTCCCGTGAGCGAGCACCTCGCCTTCAACACGGCGGTCAGCTTCACGACGAACACGAACTGGCAGAGCTACGGCGGGGAGTCGACGATGTCGTACCTCTCCCAGATGGTCGCCCTCGCCTTCCACAATTTCGTCTCCGCCGCCACGGGAATCGCCGTGGCCGCGGCGCTCGTGCGGGGGATCGCCCGGCACACCGCCAAGACGGTGGGGAACTTCCTGGTGGACCTGGTCCGTGTGACCCTGTACCTCCTGCTCCCCATATGTCTCCTCTACGCGGTCTTCCTGGTCTCCCAGGGGATGATCCAGAACTTCAAGCCGTACGAAAGCGCAAGGCTTATCGAGCCGATGACCGTGGACGCCCCGAAAACGGACGCCCAGGGGCAGCCGGTCAAGGACGAGAAGGGGAACCCGGTCACCGAAAAACAGGTCGTGGAGTCGCAGACCATCGTGCAGGGGCCGATGGCCTCGCAGGTGGCGATCAAGATGCTCGGGACCAACGGGGGCGGGTACGTAAACGCCAACGCCGCCCACCCGTACGAGAACCCGACGCCGCTGTCCAATTTCGTGCAGATCTTCTCGATCTTCCTGATCCCGAGCGGCCTCACCTATTACCTGGGACGGATGGTGAAGAACCAGAAGCACGGCTGGGCGGTGTGGAGCGCGATGGCCGTCCTGTTCCTGGCCGGGGTCCTGCTCTGCTGGTATGCGGAAGCCGCGGGAAACCCCCGTCTTCACGCCCTCGGCGTGGAGTCCGCGGGGGGGAACATGGAGGGGAAGGAGGTCCGGTTCGGGATCTTCAATTCCGCGCTGTTCGCCACCGTGACCACGGACGCCTCCTGCGGCGCGGTGAACGCGATGCACGACTCCTTCACGCCGCTCGGGGGTCTCGTCCCGCTGGTCAACATGCAGCTGGGAGAGGTGGTCTTCGGCGGCACGGGCGCGGGCCTGTACGGGATGCTCGTCTTCGTGGTGCTCACCGTATTCCTGGCGGGGCTGATGGTGGGGCGGACGCCGGAATATCTCGGGAAGAAGATCGAGTCGTACGACGTGAAGGTGAGCGCGATCGCCGTGCTGGTCCTCATCTTCGACATCATGGGGTTCACGGCGTGGGCGGCGGTCAGCGGCTGGGGCCTTGCCGGCCTGAACAACGCGGGGCCGCACGGGTTCAGCGAGATCCTGTACGCCTTCTCCTCGGGAACGGGAAACAACGGGAGCGCCTTCGCGGGCCTGACCGCCAACACCTACTGGTACAACACGACGCTGGGATTCGCCATGCTGATCGGGCGGTTCTTCTTCATCGTCCCCGTCCTCGCGCTGGCCGGCAACCTGGCGAAGAAGAAGGTCGTCCCGGAGAGCGGCGGGTCCTTCCCCGTCTCGGGGGTGACCTTCGTCCTCCTGCTGGTGGGCACGGTCCTGATCGTCGGCGTCCTGTCGTTTTTCCCGGCCCTGTCCGTGGGGCCGATCGTCGAGCATTTCCTGATGCTCCATTCCAACGTCGTCTTCTAG
- the kdpB gene encoding potassium-transporting ATPase subunit KdpB gives MAAKKHSLFEPEILRQAAAASFSKLNPRSLMKNPVMFVTEVGAFVTTVSLFFRPAGEPLGFGLQVAVWLWFTVLFANFAEAMAEGRGKAQADALRKTRTQTMANRFRKDGSLETVPAEQLRKEDVVVVTAGEIIPGDGTVIEGVASVDESAITGESAPVIREAGGDRSAVTGGTRVLSDRIKVVITANPGESFLDRMIQLVEGAQRQKTPNEIALTILLSALTIIFLVVVMTLKFFGIYSGVSFSVTVLVALLVCLIPTTIGGLLSAIGIAGIDRLVQKNVLAMSGRAVEAAGDVNVLLLDKTGTITLGDRQATEFLPAKGVAVEELADAAQLASLADETPEGRSIVVLAKQFGLRGRNLAEMPHAHFIAFSAQTRMSGVDVDGRKIRKGAADAVKSFAGGRFPAEVEDAITRVSFQGGTPLVVADNTRILGTVYLKDIVKGGLSDRFERFRAMGIKTVMITGDNPLTAAAIAREAGVDDFLAEATPTDKLALIRKEQAAGYLVAMTGDGTNDAPALAQADVGVAMNTGTQAAKEAGNMVDLDSNPTKLIEIVEIGKQMLMTRGALTTFSIANDVAKYFAILPAMLIGAFPVIGPLNIMRLVSPQSAILSAVIFNALIIIALIPLALRGVHFRPLGAGALLRRNLLIYGLGGVLLPFPGIKIIDIAVNLLHLA, from the coding sequence ATGGCCGCCAAGAAGCATTCCCTGTTCGAGCCCGAAATCCTGCGGCAGGCCGCCGCCGCGTCGTTTTCCAAGCTGAACCCCCGGTCGCTGATGAAGAACCCCGTGATGTTCGTCACCGAAGTAGGGGCGTTCGTGACGACCGTCTCGCTCTTCTTCCGGCCGGCGGGCGAGCCGCTGGGGTTCGGCCTGCAGGTGGCCGTCTGGCTCTGGTTCACCGTGCTGTTCGCCAACTTCGCCGAGGCCATGGCCGAGGGGCGGGGGAAGGCGCAGGCCGACGCGCTCCGCAAGACCCGCACCCAGACGATGGCGAACCGCTTTCGAAAGGACGGGTCGCTGGAAACCGTCCCCGCGGAACAGTTGAGGAAGGAAGACGTCGTGGTCGTCACCGCCGGGGAGATCATCCCCGGCGACGGGACGGTGATCGAGGGGGTGGCCTCCGTGGACGAGTCCGCCATCACGGGGGAATCCGCGCCGGTGATCCGCGAGGCGGGCGGCGACCGGAGCGCCGTCACGGGGGGGACCCGCGTCCTGTCGGACCGGATCAAGGTCGTGATCACCGCGAACCCGGGGGAGAGCTTCCTGGACCGGATGATCCAGCTGGTGGAAGGCGCGCAGCGCCAGAAGACGCCGAACGAGATCGCCCTGACGATCCTCCTGTCGGCGTTGACGATCATCTTCCTCGTCGTGGTCATGACCCTGAAGTTCTTCGGGATCTATTCCGGCGTTTCCTTCTCCGTCACCGTCCTGGTGGCGCTGCTGGTCTGCCTCATCCCCACCACCATCGGGGGGCTGCTCTCCGCCATCGGGATCGCCGGGATCGACCGGCTCGTCCAGAAAAACGTCCTCGCCATGAGCGGGCGCGCGGTGGAGGCGGCGGGGGACGTGAACGTCCTGCTCCTCGACAAGACGGGGACGATCACGCTGGGCGACCGGCAGGCGACGGAGTTCCTGCCGGCGAAGGGGGTGGCCGTCGAGGAGCTGGCGGACGCCGCCCAGCTCGCATCGCTGGCCGACGAGACCCCGGAGGGCCGCAGCATCGTCGTCCTTGCGAAACAGTTCGGCCTCCGGGGGAGGAACCTCGCGGAGATGCCGCACGCCCATTTCATCGCCTTCTCGGCGCAGACCCGGATGAGCGGCGTGGACGTGGACGGGAGGAAGATCCGCAAGGGGGCGGCGGACGCCGTAAAAAGCTTCGCCGGGGGCCGGTTCCCCGCGGAGGTGGAGGACGCGATCACCCGCGTTTCCTTCCAGGGCGGGACCCCGCTGGTCGTCGCGGACAACACCCGGATCCTCGGGACGGTGTACCTGAAGGACATCGTCAAGGGAGGCTTGAGCGACCGGTTCGAACGGTTCCGGGCGATGGGGATCAAGACGGTGATGATCACCGGGGACAACCCCTTGACCGCCGCGGCGATCGCCCGGGAGGCGGGAGTGGACGACTTCCTCGCGGAGGCTACCCCTACGGACAAGCTGGCGCTCATCCGGAAGGAGCAGGCGGCCGGGTACCTGGTGGCCATGACGGGGGACGGCACCAACGACGCCCCCGCCCTGGCCCAGGCCGACGTCGGAGTGGCGATGAACACGGGGACCCAGGCCGCCAAGGAGGCGGGGAACATGGTGGACCTGGACTCCAACCCCACCAAGCTCATCGAGATCGTGGAGATCGGCAAGCAGATGCTCATGACGCGGGGGGCGCTCACCACCTTCAGCATCGCCAACGACGTGGCAAAATATTTCGCCATCCTCCCGGCCATGCTCATCGGCGCCTTCCCGGTGATCGGACCGCTGAACATCATGCGGCTCGTATCCCCACAAAGCGCGATCTTGAGCGCCGTCATCTTCAACGCCCTCATCATCATCGCGCTCATCCCGCTGGCCCTCCGGGGGGTGCATTTCCGGCCGCTGGGCGCCGGCGCGCTGCTGCGCCGCAACCTCCTGATCTACGGGCTGGGCGGCGTGCTCCTCCCCTTCCCGGGGATCAAGATCATCGACATCGCAGTGAATCTGCTCCATCTCGCGTGA
- the kdpC gene encoding K(+)-transporting ATPase subunit C codes for MKNLAAELRASIAATLLLAVLCCGVYPLIVWAVGQGLFARSANGSLVQVDGKITGSTLLAQGFTAPNYFHPRPSAAGQGYDAASSSGTNLGPTSKKLIDAVQDRVAAYKAENGLSPDAKVPADAVTSSASGLDPHISPANAELQAGRIAAARGIPREEVLRKIRAHTEGRSLGILGEPRVNVLTLNLSLDGK; via the coding sequence ATGAAGAACCTTGCCGCGGAACTCCGCGCGTCGATCGCCGCCACGCTGCTGCTGGCGGTCCTGTGCTGCGGCGTCTACCCGCTGATCGTCTGGGCCGTCGGCCAGGGACTGTTTGCCCGGAGTGCCAACGGCTCCCTGGTCCAGGTCGACGGGAAGATCACGGGATCAACCCTCCTGGCCCAGGGGTTCACCGCCCCGAACTATTTCCACCCCCGGCCGTCGGCGGCGGGGCAGGGATACGACGCCGCAAGCTCCTCGGGCACGAACCTGGGGCCCACGTCGAAAAAGCTGATCGACGCCGTCCAGGACCGCGTCGCCGCCTACAAGGCAGAGAACGGCCTGTCCCCGGATGCGAAGGTGCCGGCGGACGCCGTGACGTCGTCGGCGAGCGGCCTGGACCCGCACATAAGCCCGGCGAACGCGGAGCTGCAGGCGGGAAGGATCGCCGCGGCCCGCGGGATCCCGAGGGAGGAGGTCCTCCGGAAGATCCGGGCGCATACGGAAGGGAGATCCCTGGGGATCCTCGGGGAACCCAGGGTGAACGTCCTGACGTTGAACCTGTCGCTCGACGGGAAGTGA
- a CDS encoding PTS sugar transporter subunit IIA produces MPEERADTFLRLIRRAGRGRLKVYLGYGAGVGKTYQMLLEGHRLKDEGIDVVVGLVETHGRAETAKLIEGLDVVPRRRQEYRGVVLEEMDLDAVIARKPQVALIDELAHTNVPESRNPKRYQDVLDILAEGIHVITTLNIQHLESLYDIVEKATHVKIRERIPDTVLGEADQLVNVDLTTEDLRKRLLEGKIYPPERIQTALENFFKEANLERLRELTLRELASQIDQRRRETPEEEAVAAPDQIMVCLSSRGPRSEALLRYASRLAGKLNRNWYAVYVQTPSEEPTVIDAHTQRILSGTLTLAKQLGAMVFTYKGEDIADTILRFGREYRVGTIVVGSPTPLPAWKRWMGERSTVDRLIHDARGMTVVVLDTREEEAALPRPTPERGESEAPPARTTTGMASPVSMAPVLSNLINPRGIVIWNQPVRKEIALRTLVDAAAGGSGIVDPASILGLVLKREEEGSTFFNEGIAFPHARVENLAHPVIAMGITRQGVEDLSLEKPVEYIFLVLTPAESPDIQVRILGILARVSRNRHLLLKIQSCRTSEEVLSAVQDWEAQQAISVVEPAP; encoded by the coding sequence ATGCCGGAAGAGCGGGCCGACACCTTTCTCCGACTGATCCGCCGCGCGGGGCGCGGAAGGCTGAAGGTATATCTCGGGTACGGCGCCGGCGTCGGGAAAACGTACCAGATGCTCCTGGAAGGGCACCGCCTCAAGGACGAGGGGATCGACGTCGTCGTCGGGCTGGTGGAAACCCACGGTCGGGCGGAGACTGCGAAGCTGATCGAGGGGCTCGACGTCGTCCCGCGACGGAGGCAGGAGTACCGGGGAGTGGTCCTCGAGGAGATGGACCTCGACGCCGTCATCGCCCGGAAACCCCAGGTCGCCCTGATCGACGAGCTGGCGCACACCAACGTCCCCGAAAGCCGGAACCCCAAACGGTACCAGGATGTCCTGGACATCCTGGCCGAGGGGATCCACGTCATCACCACGCTGAACATCCAGCACCTGGAAAGCCTCTACGACATCGTGGAGAAGGCGACCCACGTCAAGATCCGGGAGCGGATCCCGGACACGGTGCTCGGCGAGGCGGACCAGCTCGTGAACGTCGACCTGACGACCGAGGACCTCCGCAAGCGCCTGCTGGAGGGGAAGATCTATCCGCCGGAACGGATCCAGACCGCGCTGGAGAACTTCTTCAAGGAGGCGAACCTGGAGAGGCTCCGGGAGTTGACCCTTCGGGAGCTCGCCTCGCAGATCGACCAGCGCCGGCGGGAGACCCCGGAAGAGGAGGCCGTCGCGGCCCCGGACCAGATCATGGTGTGCCTGAGCTCCCGCGGCCCCAGGAGCGAGGCGCTGCTCCGGTACGCTTCCCGGCTGGCGGGAAAACTCAACCGGAACTGGTACGCCGTCTACGTGCAGACCCCCTCCGAGGAGCCGACGGTCATCGACGCGCATACCCAGCGCATCCTCTCCGGCACCCTGACCCTCGCCAAGCAGCTGGGGGCGATGGTCTTCACGTACAAGGGGGAGGACATCGCGGACACCATTCTCCGCTTCGGCCGGGAATACCGGGTCGGGACCATCGTCGTGGGCAGCCCGACCCCCCTCCCCGCCTGGAAGCGGTGGATGGGGGAGCGCAGCACGGTGGACCGGCTGATCCACGACGCGAGGGGGATGACCGTCGTCGTCCTCGACACGCGGGAGGAAGAGGCGGCGCTCCCGCGGCCGACTCCGGAGAGGGGGGAAAGCGAAGCGCCTCCCGCGCGAACCACCACGGGAATGGCATCTCCCGTTTCGATGGCGCCGGTCCTGAGCAATCTGATCAACCCGCGTGGCATCGTGATCTGGAATCAGCCGGTCCGGAAGGAGATCGCACTGCGCACCCTCGTGGACGCCGCAGCAGGGGGGAGCGGAATCGTGGACCCCGCGTCGATCCTCGGTCTGGTCCTGAAACGGGAGGAGGAGGGGTCGACGTTCTTCAACGAGGGGATTGCGTTCCCGCATGCGCGCGTCGAGAACCTGGCACATCCCGTCATCGCCATGGGCATCACCCGCCAGGGGGTGGAGGATCTCTCTCTCGAAAAGCCGGTGGAATACATCTTCCTGGTACTCACGCCCGCGGAGTCCCCCGACATCCAGGTCCGGATCCTGGGGATCCTCGCGCGGGTATCCCGGAACCGGCACCTCCTTCTGAAAATCCAATCCTGCCGAACATCGGAAGAGGTCCTTTCGGCCGTTCAGGATTGGGAGGCGCAGCAAGCCATCAGCGTAGTCGAACCTGCTCCATAA
- a CDS encoding RDD family protein — MGPASGHHHFAGFWSRAAARIIDLLIIIAAFNLIYLVDRLGADAGLWTGMELGEGNWTGAGISMANVLRGLFFLTFPVFYYVYLHAMYGQTFGKMAMKIKVVNEDETPLDYRKSFLRWLGYFLCDLTFYIGYLWAAFDPRKQGLHDKVCKTVVVRTDVPSPPAVDRKPPPKPPGVLRGIIILAPGGGEPTAFSEVTHSATSFLAVGVASATGAAWTFRRQEEPPPQREIPRYR, encoded by the coding sequence ATGGGACCGGCGTCAGGACATCACCACTTTGCAGGGTTCTGGTCGCGCGCCGCGGCCCGGATCATCGACCTGCTCATCATCATCGCGGCATTCAACCTGATCTACCTGGTGGACCGGCTCGGCGCGGACGCGGGGCTGTGGACGGGCATGGAGCTGGGCGAGGGGAACTGGACCGGCGCGGGGATCTCCATGGCCAACGTACTCCGCGGCCTCTTCTTCCTCACGTTCCCCGTTTTCTACTACGTCTATCTCCACGCGATGTACGGACAGACGTTCGGCAAGATGGCGATGAAGATCAAGGTGGTGAACGAGGACGAAACGCCCCTCGACTACCGGAAGTCGTTCCTTCGGTGGCTGGGGTATTTCCTGTGCGACCTGACGTTCTACATCGGGTATCTGTGGGCCGCCTTCGATCCCCGCAAGCAGGGGCTGCACGACAAGGTGTGCAAAACCGTCGTCGTGCGGACCGACGTGCCGTCCCCCCCGGCGGTGGACCGAAAACCCCCACCCAAGCCCCCAGGCGTCCTACGGGGAATAATCATTTTGGCACCGGGGGGAGGAGAACCAACGGCTTTTTCTGAAGTGACCCATTCCGCGACCTCTTTCCTCGCGGTTGGGGTCGCCTCAGCAACCGGGGCCGCCTGGACCTTCCGACGCCAGGAGGAACCCCCTCCCCAAAGGGAGATCCCCAGGTATCGTTGA
- a CDS encoding 16S rRNA (uracil(1498)-N(3))-methyltransferase, with translation MRILEATSRSLRAEVLETFPPEPPPDVAVSLFVGLPKADKMDFILEKATELGVSRVIPFRSSRTIPRLDPADARKRLSRWERVALAASKQCGSGRVPEVSGIVPFPEALRRAAEHEGKVVFYEGEGTFSLKRVLSGMGGVRNVALIVGPEGGFSPDEVREALAAGCRCAGLGSRILRVETAALAVLAMVMYHFEKESA, from the coding sequence ATGCGGATCCTCGAGGCGACGTCGCGCTCCCTGCGGGCCGAGGTCCTCGAGACGTTCCCTCCGGAACCTCCGCCCGACGTCGCCGTCTCCCTGTTCGTCGGACTCCCGAAGGCCGACAAGATGGACTTCATCCTCGAAAAGGCGACGGAGCTCGGCGTATCAAGGGTGATCCCGTTCCGTTCCTCCCGCACGATCCCCCGCCTCGACCCGGCCGATGCCCGGAAACGGTTGTCGCGATGGGAGCGGGTGGCGCTGGCCGCCTCGAAGCAGTGCGGCTCCGGCCGCGTCCCGGAGGTGTCCGGGATCGTCCCGTTCCCCGAGGCGCTGCGCCGCGCGGCGGAGCACGAAGGAAAAGTCGTCTTCTACGAAGGCGAAGGGACCTTCTCCCTGAAGCGGGTCCTCTCGGGGATGGGGGGGGTCCGCAACGTCGCGCTGATCGTCGGCCCCGAGGGCGGCTTCTCCCCGGACGAAGTCCGGGAAGCGCTGGCGGCGGGGTGCCGGTGCGCGGGCCTGGGAAGCCGGATCCTTCGGGTCGAGACGGCGGCGCTCGCGGTTCTCGCCATGGTGATGTACCATTTCGAAAAGGAGTCCGCGTAG